A part of Candidatus Cloacimonadota bacterium genomic DNA contains:
- a CDS encoding gamma-glutamylcyclotransferase, whose product MKELPIFVYGTLKAGGIFDIFKNFKREEIQASLPGAALYDLGAFPALKLEGENTVRGEVHFYANSKIYQHVLQRMDFIEGFNKSKNDLFTRKIVNVKTKIGKQQQAYCYVYNGKVDQKMKIVSGIWECS is encoded by the coding sequence ATGAAGGAATTACCAATTTTTGTCTACGGAACCTTGAAAGCAGGTGGGATTTTCGATATTTTCAAAAACTTTAAACGTGAAGAAATTCAAGCCAGTTTACCTGGAGCTGCACTCTATGATTTGGGGGCTTTTCCTGCTCTTAAACTGGAAGGTGAGAATACTGTTAGAGGAGAAGTTCACTTTTATGCTAATTCGAAGATCTATCAGCATGTTTTGCAGAGGATGGATTTTATTGAAGGATTCAATAAAAGTAAAAATGATCTTTTTACCAGAAAAATTGTGAATGTTAAAACCAAAATAGGCAAACAACAGCAAGCCTATTGTTATGTTTACAATGGTAAAGTTGATCAGAAAATGAAGATCGTTTCCGGGATTTGGGAATGTAGTTAA
- the rfbA gene encoding glucose-1-phosphate thymidylyltransferase RfbA — protein MKGIILAGGAGSRLYPNSLIYSKQLTMIYDKPMIYYSLSVLMLIGIREILIITDEKTLPAYKMLFQDGSHLGLSISYRIQTEPRGLAEAFLIGEEFIGNDSVTMILGDNIFYGKLDFIRSAQKQNQGATVFGYYVKDPQRYGVIEFSESGEVISIEEKPQKPKSNYAVVGLYIYDNDVVKYAKNLQPSARGELEITDLNNEYLKRSKLKVELFGRGIAWLDTGTPQTLLEASTFIGAVEHRQDLKIACIEEIALTMNYISKKKFRKLINNMPKCSYRDYLLKIYYNSKIKI, from the coding sequence ATGAAAGGTATCATATTAGCGGGTGGAGCAGGTTCCAGACTCTATCCGAATTCCTTAATTTACAGCAAGCAGCTCACGATGATCTACGACAAACCGATGATCTATTATTCGCTTTCTGTTTTAATGCTGATTGGAATCAGAGAAATCCTCATTATTACAGATGAAAAAACATTGCCTGCTTACAAGATGCTTTTTCAGGATGGCTCTCATTTGGGATTATCTATCAGCTATAGAATACAAACTGAACCAAGAGGTCTGGCAGAAGCATTTCTGATAGGAGAAGAATTTATTGGCAATGATTCTGTTACAATGATACTGGGTGATAATATTTTTTACGGAAAGCTTGATTTTATCCGTTCTGCGCAAAAACAGAATCAGGGAGCAACCGTATTTGGTTATTATGTGAAAGACCCGCAACGTTATGGTGTAATTGAATTTTCGGAAAGCGGTGAAGTAATTTCCATAGAAGAAAAACCTCAAAAACCAAAATCAAATTACGCCGTAGTAGGTTTATATATTTATGATAATGATGTAGTAAAGTATGCAAAAAACTTGCAGCCGTCAGCACGGGGGGAATTGGAAATTACCGATCTGAATAACGAATATCTTAAAAGAAGTAAATTGAAAGTTGAACTTTTTGGCAGAGGAATTGCCTGGCTGGATACCGGAACTCCGCAAACTTTGCTGGAAGCTTCCACTTTTATAGGAGCTGTGGAGCACAGACAGGATCTTAAGATAGCCTGTATAGAAGAGATTGCCCTTACTATGAATTATATTTCTAAAAAGAAATTCAGGAAGTTGATAAACAATATGCCCAAATGCAGTTATAGAGATTATCTGCTGAAAATATACTATAACAGTAAAATTAAGATATAG